Within the uncultured Draconibacterium sp. genome, the region AAGTGATATCCCCCCGTTTCCCCAAAGCAAAACTTTGTTATGTCCGGCGTAGATGACATAATTCCTTCCTGATGGAGACTTTAGTTGTGTTGTTTTATTCTTCGGCAAATTGTAGGTATAAAGTCCATTCGGATCTGTAAACCACAATAAGGTATCCAGTGCTGAAACAAGGCTTGTAGTATACAAAGCATTTGCAGGGTAGAAACAAGAGTCTTCGAATACTCTGAATTTTTCTTTGGAAGCATCATAAAGATTTAATCCCCGGTCTTGAATATGTACCCAAACATTCCCATTAGGACACGACGAAACTTTTTCAATATAGTTTCCTTCAAGCGTGTTTGGCAGAGAAGGAACAGAGCGTAAAATATCAAAATTATTGCCATCAAAGCGAGTAATTCCTTCAATTGTGCCCATCCAAACATAACCGGTTGAATCAACGATTAAACTATTAATATTATTCTGCGAAAGACCTTCCCTTGTATCAAAATGATCGAAACGAATAAGTTGTGCGAACGAATTTGAACAGGATACTATTATTGATAATAGTATGATAATTAGTTCTTTATGTTTGTTTCTCATCCTCTTTTCATTGTTAAAGTGGGTAAAAATAAACATTTGAAACAAAAACAACCTTATCTGAAACAAAAACAACCCTCGGCCAAATTCAGTGATAATACTTTTGAGAATCGGATATTCATATCGAAGATTTAGAAAGTATGCGATGCCCGGTAATAGATTGAAGCGAAAAATGAAAGGTACATCTTTTTTTGATCGTGACGTGAATGATAAAATGACAAACAAAAATGGAATCGAGCAGAAGAAAATTTTTGAAGAATGTGGCAGCGGGTACTACAGGAGTTGTTATTGCTAATTCGGCATTTGGTATGTCGGCAAAAAGCTATTCCCGAATTCAAGGAGCCAATGATCGTTTACAAGTAGTTTTTATGGGATGTGGCCGTAGGGTAGGTGCATATTACAACATGATACAAGATAAAAATAACAATGTTGACCTGGCATATATCTGTGATGTAATGAAATCGCAGCGCGAAAAAGTTGGAAAACATTTAGTAGGAAAAGTTAGCGGAGAGGCTAAATTGATAAATGATATTAGGGAGGCGCTGGCAGATAAAAAGGTAGATGCAGTATTTAACGCAACTCCTGACCACTGGCACGCTCCGGGAGCATGGATGGCAATGGAAGCCGGAAAGCATGTTTACCTAGAGAAACCCGGAACTCAAAATCCGGAAGAAGGAGAAATTCTAATTGCTCTTCAGCAGAAATACAACAAACTCATTCAGATGGGAAATCAGCAACGTTCTTCTGCTGATACCATTTCAATAATAAACGATATTCATAACGGCCGAATAGGTGAGACTTATAAGGCAGTAGCGTTTTATTCAAATCATAGAAACAGCGTTGTAGTTCCAAAACCAGCCCCTATCCCCCAGGGGTTGGATTGGGACTTATGGCAAGGACCGGCACCCCACGAGGATTACAGATACAATATCTGGGATTACAACTGGCATTGGTATGGCTGGAAGTGGGGAACTGCAGAATCGGGAAACAACGGAACTCATGAGTTAGATGTTGCCCGGTGGGCGCTAAATGTTGATTATCCGGAGTTTGTAGATGTACAGGCAGCAAAGCGTCACTTCAAAGATGATGGGTGGGAAATGTATGATACCATGTATGCTTCTTTCCGTTTTGCTAACGACAAGGTAATTGCTTGGGATGGAAAGAGTAGAAACGGTCATCCAACCTACGGCCCTGAAAGAGGAACTATTGTTTATGGTACAGATGGAACAGTGTACATCGATCGGGGAGGTTACCGTGTTTTCGACAGAAATGGAAAGTTGGTGTCTGATAATAAGTCAGATGGAGCTGAATCAGGAGTTGCACTTGGAGGTGGAGGTTCAATGTCTGACGCTCACATTCGTAATTTCTTTGATGTCATTCGTGGTAAAACAAACGAGCTAAACTCTCCTATTGAAATGGGAGCCAAGAGCCAAATGCTCACTCATTATGCAAACATCGCTTATCGTATTCGAAAACCTTTTCAGGTAGATACTGAAACCGGTCGGATTTTCGACCGGGATGCAATGAAACTTTGGGGACGAGAATATGAAAAAGGGTGGGAACCTAAAATGTAATTCAAGAACAACTGGGAACCAATACTCTTATCTGCAATCTAAACAAAACCATATTAATGAAAATAAGACAAACTCTATTCATCCTGTTTCTGGCACTGTTCGTTAGCGTTTGGAATTTAAGTGCGCAGCGTTATTCGCAATTGGTTGACCCTCTTATTGGAAGCGAAGGCGATGGGCTTGGTTGTGGGTATTGCTACATTGGTGCTACCTATCCATTTGGAATGGTACAGTTTTCTCCCGGTTTTTTTACACCACAAAGAGGTTTTGGAATTACCCAGTTAAGCGGTGCAGGATGTGCCAATATGGGAAACTTTCCGGTTCTTCCATTGGCAGGCGAACTGAAAAATTCTCCTAACGATATGGACGGTTTTAAACCATATGCTGAAGTTAATGAGGCAAATGCAGGATTCCTTTCTGTAACAATGGAAGATAATACGCTGGCAGAACTTACGGTTAATCAGCGCTCGGGAATTGCTCGTTTCTTTTTTGATCGTGAAAAAGGAACAGTATTAATTGGCTCGGGAGTTAGCGCCACTTTCGTAAATAACTCCAGAGTTGAAATTACATCGGCATCAACCTGCGAAGGTTTTGCATATGGTGGTGAATTTTGTGGCGCTGAAACACGTTACAAAATTTATTTTGCTGCAGAGTTTAACCGTGAGGCCAGTGATTTTGGAACATGGATGAAAGGAAACCTGCTGGAATCTGCCAACTTGGCTTACGGAAAAAATTCGGGAGCTTACTTTTCTTTTGATACCCAAACTGATAATAAAATTGAATACCGAATCGCAATATCGTTTGTGTCGATTGAGAATGCACGAGAAAATTTGCGCCAGTCGGCAACCGAAAACAGCTTTGATGCTTATCGCGAATTAGCCTCTAAAGTATGGGACAAGAATCTTGGAAAAATAAGAATTGAGAGTGATAACCAGGATGATCTTGTTCAGTTCTATACTCATTTCTACCACTCTTTAATTCATCCCAATCTGGTAAGTGATTATAACGGAGAATATATTGGTGCAGATTATAAGGTTCATAAAGCACAAAAAAACAGAGATGTTTACAGCTCATTTAGTGTTTGGGATACTTATCGCACACAGGCACAACTGGTAGCGATGCTTTATCCAAAAGAGGCCAGCGATATGATGCAATCGTTGGTTGATTTTGCGGATCAAGCCGGAGGTTATGGGCGCTGGATTTTGGCCAATATCGAAACCGGAATTATGCAGGGCGATCCAACACCTGTTCTTATTGCAAATTCGTATGCTTTTGGAGCCACTGATTTTGACACCGAAAAAGCTTTCTTTCATATGAAAAAAGGAGCGACTGTTCCGAGGCTTTATTCGCAGGATCGAGAGATT harbors:
- a CDS encoding GH92 family glycosyl hydrolase — encoded protein: MKIRQTLFILFLALFVSVWNLSAQRYSQLVDPLIGSEGDGLGCGYCYIGATYPFGMVQFSPGFFTPQRGFGITQLSGAGCANMGNFPVLPLAGELKNSPNDMDGFKPYAEVNEANAGFLSVTMEDNTLAELTVNQRSGIARFFFDREKGTVLIGSGVSATFVNNSRVEITSASTCEGFAYGGEFCGAETRYKIYFAAEFNREASDFGTWMKGNLLESANLAYGKNSGAYFSFDTQTDNKIEYRIAISFVSIENARENLRQSATENSFDAYRELASKVWDKNLGKIRIESDNQDDLVQFYTHFYHSLIHPNLVSDYNGEYIGADYKVHKAQKNRDVYSSFSVWDTYRTQAQLVAMLYPKEASDMMQSLVDFADQAGGYGRWILANIETGIMQGDPTPVLIANSYAFGATDFDTEKAFFHMKKGATVPRLYSQDREIRPFLKGYNEKGIAPASMLLEYTSADYAIGQFAIQALKNEKEASFFTQGSNNWKNLYNPQLNWLCSRHENGTWKNIHHDWREATYKNYFWMVPYDLETLIDTIGGKKVAEARLDTLFERLDASYDEDWFAAGNEPDFQIPWIYNWTDSPEKTNKVIQRIFNEMYNSSPSGLPGNDDLGTMGAWYVFASVGLYPMVPGVGGFSVNIPRFSEILVELPDGQLSITGGSEEAFKISSLQVNKKKHNPLWLDWKELQNGAQIHFKTQ
- a CDS encoding Gfo/Idh/MocA family oxidoreductase encodes the protein MESSRRKFLKNVAAGTTGVVIANSAFGMSAKSYSRIQGANDRLQVVFMGCGRRVGAYYNMIQDKNNNVDLAYICDVMKSQREKVGKHLVGKVSGEAKLINDIREALADKKVDAVFNATPDHWHAPGAWMAMEAGKHVYLEKPGTQNPEEGEILIALQQKYNKLIQMGNQQRSSADTISIINDIHNGRIGETYKAVAFYSNHRNSVVVPKPAPIPQGLDWDLWQGPAPHEDYRYNIWDYNWHWYGWKWGTAESGNNGTHELDVARWALNVDYPEFVDVQAAKRHFKDDGWEMYDTMYASFRFANDKVIAWDGKSRNGHPTYGPERGTIVYGTDGTVYIDRGGYRVFDRNGKLVSDNKSDGAESGVALGGGGSMSDAHIRNFFDVIRGKTNELNSPIEMGAKSQMLTHYANIAYRIRKPFQVDTETGRIFDRDAMKLWGREYEKGWEPKM